AATGTGTAGCACACATGTTAATGCAGTTTAATCCTTCAGTCACTCAAATGCTAGAAATCCGTGCTCAGTTACCTTGAGTCCAATGACATTCTGGCCATTGATCTCACAAATGTAATGATCAGTGAGAAGGCCATTGCGGGCAGCAGAACCATCCTTCACCAGAGAAGTGATACGGCCAGACTTGAAGATAAAGCCAACATGGCCAGAGCTGTCCTTATGCATGGTGATTGTGCGCTGGAAGGGCCTATgtgcaaaaacaaagaaagtaatAGTGTAAGAATTGACAGACCTACATGACAGACCTACACCTTGCATGATAAAAGGTGTCCACATGGTGGAGCCAGAGACAACGTGCTGGATGTTTTTAGACACAAAGTACCAcaaagtaaataatgtttaaCTGAATTATCCAAGACATCATACAGACACCATTAACATTCATTTTTGCGCATCAGTTTTAAGGGACAAAACTTGAGGCTTTGACATCTGTTGATGACCTTTAATCTCTATAACCTAGCTGATAAACTGCCAGTTCCTTATTTGACGCATGATAAAGCAGCAAAAACACTAAGACGTGCAGGACAAGGGATATTCTAGGAGCAGAGTAGGAACCTGTGAGATTGGTTTTGGAGATGAAAGGCAGGTAACAAATGTTCTGAGGTCTGGCATGAGcaagagaaatgaaagaaaatagtCTAGGTTATACGCTCACTTCATGAGGAACTCTATACTCTTATTATTGGAAGGGCCTCACTTTGCTCTCAAAACAGCCTTCGATCTGGGTTGTATGGATTCCACAAAATGTTGGTAACACTCAGATTCTGGTCAATGCTGAAGTGCAGttcctgcagatttttcagatttttcttttaatactgtatatctctctATTGGATTCAGATCAAGTGGCTGGGAAGGCCACTGAAGAGAACTGAACACATTTTCATGCTCATgaaacaaatttgaaattacTTTTACTGAACTGCTGCtggtatttttttgtgttttgttttgttttttgcccCATTCAtagtaaactctagagactgctgTATGTGAAAATCTGGGTAGACCAGAGGTctagaaatactcaaaccagttCATTTGGCACTAACGATCATGCCACAGTCAAAATCAGTAAAATCAGTTTTCAATATTCTGATGGTGGATATGAAAAGGTTTCGAAGCTGCTGGCCCATATCTGCATGAATTTATACATTGCACAGCTGCCAAAAGATTGACTGTTAGAAAATTGCATGCATTTTGCGGGGTTAATTTAAACAGgcaattttatatttatctgtGATGTATTTTGTATAGGTGTATCACtatcaacaaaataaaagaacaaaaaccagAGTCATCaaggtttattattaaaaagtaataCGGCTCAACTCACACTAATTATATAGAGTATAAGGTTTCGTGAATGGACTGACCTGTCACGGACCACAAGTTCAATGCGCTGTTCGGCTGCTGCCTTCAGAGCCTTGTGGGCTCTGTCTGTGCTCCAGCCGGCACAGTTATGCCCATTGACCTGCAGCACCTGGTCTCCAAAACGCAGACCAGCCAGAGATGCAGGTGAATTTGCCTGCACCAGCTGAATGAACACACCCTTGAGGGGAGAAAATAAGGGTAGTTTAAAACTAGAATTCATTAGAGAAATTTTGAACAGCCTGGGTTCAAATGAAGGATCATCAGCATGGAGTCCACTAGTCTCATCACTCACTTCACACTAAATATTGAttgtgtttgttagtttgtttaggAGAAATTCTCACATACAACGAATTACTATAAACTGAATGCACAAAGGACTTTGTGGAGTACCAAGAACACCTACTGTGCCCAAAAGTCATAGTCTGTCAGTTCTGCGATTTGAAGAGACTACCTACTAGACCTTAGTAAAGATGCAGTTTGTAATTGAATCCCAGTTGATTAGAAGCTTTGCCCACAAGGTCACTAAATCCTAGTAAATATAAGATTTACTCACATTGTCAATTTCTCTCAGCCGCAGGCCAACTTTCCCATCCTGGTCCTTGCAGAGTATGACCTCCCGAAGACCTGGGTGAATTTCAGCTCTTCTGATGCCCACATCAGCACCAGTCACCGGTCGCACCATGCCACTTACACCTGATCCTACTGCAACTTGCTGCAAAGAGAAGGGGAGGTGTGAGAAAGTCACTGTTATACCAAACATGAAGAGGAAAGACATGAcgctgctgattttttttaatacccgGTGGGCAAGGCCAACATTCACATTCTTTTGGAAAAAGTGCATTACTACCACTTGC
This DNA window, taken from Tachysurus fulvidraco isolate hzauxx_2018 chromosome 23, HZAU_PFXX_2.0, whole genome shotgun sequence, encodes the following:
- the sdcbp2 gene encoding syntenin-2, yielding MSLYPSLEDLKVDKVMRAQAQFAQSAASGPAIAEETYQPAVQGMPSAGLYPKLEELGDYMGLSLTSDEVQKNLALIPAANNQVAVGSGVSGMVRPVTGADVGIRRAEIHPGLREVILCKDQDGKVGLRLREIDNGVFIQLVQANSPASLAGLRFGDQVLQVNGHNCAGWSTDRAHKALKAAAEQRIELVVRDRPFQRTITMHKDSSGHVGFIFKSGRITSLVKDGSAARNGLLTDHYICEINGQNVIGLKDPQIKDILNTSPSAMTITIMPKFIYEHMIKRMSSGLLRSSMDHSVPEV